In Cryptococcus gattii WM276 chromosome B, complete sequence, the DNA window AGGGCTGGGGACTGCGGAGGGGGGGGGCTTGTGAGGTGTCCCGAACTGTGTTGTTGCAGGGTAGATCCGCAGTAGCTGGGAGATGGGATATGTATAGTTAATGGAGGAAGTGTGATGGAGGGAAGCCTGCAACAACCTTGTCTACGTCCGACAATCTCCAAGTCACCTGAACAGTGGCGCGTCATGCAATTACGTATCAGTATCACACTTCGGAATCCCCGGCGTTATACCAGTGGCATATCTTCGCCGGCCATCACCGACGAAGGGTATTCACCTGTAGCCGTCACATATCATAACGTTGCCCAGCAATCCCTCACATCTTATGTGCTTGGCAATGTCATTGGGCGCACGACGACATGGCATAATGGCATCACTCTATCGCAGCAGCGCTGGCAAATATTCTATAGGCAACTCGAAATCCCACAACCTTTCATTCTTCCAATCCCTTTCATCCGCCGACCGCTGTTGCTCTCCCAAGGCTACAAATCTGACCCGGTTCTTGATCATACTCACCGTCGCGTCAACCTTTTGCAAGACAACCCTCTTCAATGCATTGTCTGATTGCCCTAGCTCTTCGGAGATCCATTTGTTCGCCTGTTCACTCAGGTCCTCCAGAATGTCTCTCTTGAGACGCTCTTTCTCCGACCACGTTTGCCCATGGAAAGTCACATTTATCGCTTTTGGACCATAAAGGAACTTGGACAGACCCCATTCATCCTTCAAGATcaaagaggatgatgcCGGGAAAGAGTTGGTTTTGTTTTGAATATGGAACATGACTGGCAACATGATGCTGCGCAGACCCACGAAAGTGTTGAGTTGGAGAAAGCGAGGCGTTACTGTGGATGCCCCTTCAAGCGGCATCATTCCTCCAAAGTCCATGGACTGCACTGTACCATAGCCCGCATCATATTGGAAATCCATAACCGACTCCTCATCAATTTGGTAATCGGTTTCACCCTTTATTTTGAACTTTTTCTGGAGATGATAATTGCTCAGAGCGGTACTGCAGAGCATCAAAAGAGTGTTGAAAGTTGTCTCGTCAAACGAATCATTAACTAAACCTGTAGACTGATACCAATGATATTGACGTTTGTTGACGAATCTGACTGTCCGAACCTCGGCTGCTCGGAACGATCTCGCAAAAGCATCATTAAGCTTATACGATCCTTTATTTGCTTCGTACTTTTTATGTATGAGATCCTGCGATACATTCATAATCTTCCTATCCCGCTTGATTGGTGCATCAGGAAGTAAACGAGGGTTTGACACATTGGATGTCGCAAGTCGCAGAGCAGCTGCGTTTACTGTGCTCTTCTTTAGACCTGGTCGAAAAGTAAGTCTCGTGACATGAAGGGGATTATTATCCACGAATAGCTTCCTTCCATCGGGTTGAGGGTAAACCACTTCATTCAAGTGATCCACCCATCTTAACCCCAAGTACTTGACCCGACAAATAGCCCCTTCAGCTTGCTGGAAGATTGAGGTAAGTTCACTATGTGTGTGGAACTCTTTTTCGTCAGGCTCGGGCGTGAATATGGTAAAATCCATGACGAATCCCACCactctctttctccttgacACACAGACACGAACATATTCTTCCGAGATATCGACGCCTATAGAGGAGAACATGCGTGAGATGATGAATGCTTGCCCAATATATCTCAACCACCCGATCAAATCATCTTGGTGCGCCCCGATATCGTCTCTCCATTTCGATGGAAACATTTTGGTCAAGTGCTTAGCTTTGTAGGAAGAGGTTGCTCGATAGTACGGTATGAAGAACCCTGCGATCAATGACACCGTTTTACCCTTTTGGAGTTGTCGTCCTGTCCATTCCCTTACCATGTTCCTAATATCAGCCGCCgacatcttcttccaatcGTGAAATTTGAGATCTTCACGAAGCGTTTCAAGGTCAAACCCACAGTCCAGGAGGAATTTGACGATCTGATTGAGTCGGGAATCGGCTTTACCAGGGACAGAAAGTTTCGAGTCGGTGACCGGGGGGGCCGAATACTCTTCGATGATCTTGATGATGTCGATTTGTTTTTCCACCACAAACTGACGGAGAGTATCACTAATGACCTCGGGTATGGTACCTACACCATCGAGCCAGCGATCACTTAGCGCCATTGCGAGCACATCTTTCCTCAATCTCGGATCAAGCAAATCAAGTGAGGCGAGGTATTCTGCCTTCTCCATGAATTTGATTAACTTTCCACTCAACTTCCCATTCTGTTTCAAGCTTATCAAAGGGCTTT includes these proteins:
- a CDS encoding Hypothetical protein (Similar to TIGR gene model, INSD accession AAW41773.1; CNB00710); translated protein: MARVSVARQARPEAVLIVLFLIIALYVFFGRVGRSRGKGSDGAESENLRSRNLEEGLESEKKRIKHSSSGRDGQGTKTPSTTNSDTSFPNMKKDSKKKRNKEERRSTKDKKDRANNRKKRDGKEVKKKEFKTPTSTPPIPSVPTIPEEEYSSPPNLPVRATPSIAGARWRRDPNQRPERARRDSTSSVLLERNGDGSWKKPPLSKDGVKFDDGGKEGKETNRFAVFSVYDTPVTLYDQTGLERWLNHASRKKQPDDGALYGKLDGSESPLISLKQNGKLSGKLIKFMEKAEYLASLDLLDPRLRKDVLAMALSDRWLDGVGTIPEVISDTLRQFVVEKQIDIIKIIEEYSAPPVTDSKLSVPGKADSRLNQIVKFLLDCGFDLETLREDLKFHDWKKMSAADIRNMVREWTGRQLQKGKTVSLIAGFFIPYYRATSSYKAKHLTKMFPSKWRDDIGAHQDDLIGWLRYIGQAFIISRMFSSIGVDISEEYVRVCVSRRKRVVGFVMDFTIFTPEPDEKEFHTHSELTSIFQQAEGAICRVKYLGLRWVDHLNEVVYPQPDGRKLFVDNNPLHVTRLTFRPGLKKSTVNAAALRLATSNVSNPRLLPDAPIKRDRKIMNVSQDLIHKKYEANKGSYKLNDAFARSFRAAEVRTVRFVNKRQYHWYQSTGLVNDSFDETTFNTLLMLCSTALSNYHLQKKFKIKGETDYQIDEESVMDFQYDAGYGTVQSMDFGGMMPLEGASTVTPRFLQLNTFVGLRSIMLPVMFHIQNKTNSFPASSSLILKDEWGLSKFLYGPKAINVTFHGQTWSEKERLKRDILEDLSEQANKWISEELGQSDNALKRVVLQKVDATVSMIKNRVRFVALGEQQRSADERDWKNERLWDFELPIEYLPALLR